The DNA sequence GCCGACCTCCACTGGGCCCTCCTCCTGGCGGTGGCCCGGCGGGTCGTGGAAGCCGACCAGGCGGTTCGCGCGGGCATCTTCCCGGGCGGCCAGTCCGCGCAGTTCGTGGGGGCCGACGTGCACGGCCGGACGCTCGGAATCGTCGGCCTCGGCCGGATCGGCGCGGCCGTGGCCCGGCGCGCCCGGGGCTTCGGCATGCGGATCCTCTACACCAAGCGCCAGCGGCTGGCGGCGGCGGTCGAGACCGACTTCGGCGTGACCTACGTGGGCCTCGACGACCTCCTGCGCGAGTCCGACTTCGTCTCTCTCCACGTGGCGCTGATGCCGGAGACCGTCCACCTGATCGGCGCCCGCGAGCTCGGGCTCATGCGCCCGTCGGCGTTCCTGGTCAACACCGCCCGCGGCCCCATCGTGGACGAGAAGGCCCTGGTCGAGGCGCTGCGGAGCGGGACGATCGCGGGGGCCGCCCTCGACGTCTTCGAGGAGGAGCCGCGGGTCGAGCCCGGGCTCGTGAAGCTGCCGAACGTGGTGCTGACGCCGCACCTCGGCAGCGCGGCCCGGGGCACGCGGGCCCGGATCGCGGGCATCGTGGCCGACAACGTGGTGGCGGCGATCGAGGGCCGCCACCCGCCCAACGTCTACAACCCCGGGATCTACGCGGGCTGAGCCGGCGATGGCATTCCGGGTGACCCGGGCCCTTGTCGTCATCCGCGATCTCGGCTACCGGGAGGGACAGGATGTCGTCATCGGGCGGCGATTGGCCGAGGGGAGGAGCGAGCGACTCGATGAGCTCGCCG is a window from the Candidatus Methylomirabilota bacterium genome containing:
- a CDS encoding D-glycerate dehydrogenase, with amino-acid sequence MRPAIFVTQPIPEGALARLREVGDVELNPDPLHIVTKPELIAILGRTEYLVCLLHDRIDAEIIAAGPRLKLIASMAIVPAGVDVAAATARRIPVTTIPPVVTEATADLHWALLLAVARRVVEADQAVRAGIFPGGQSAQFVGADVHGRTLGIVGLGRIGAAVARRARGFGMRILYTKRQRLAAAVETDFGVTYVGLDDLLRESDFVSLHVALMPETVHLIGARELGLMRPSAFLVNTARGPIVDEKALVEALRSGTIAGAALDVFEEEPRVEPGLVKLPNVVLTPHLGSAARGTRARIAGIVADNVVAAIEGRHPPNVYNPGIYAG